In Vigna unguiculata cultivar IT97K-499-35 chromosome 3, ASM411807v1, whole genome shotgun sequence, a single genomic region encodes these proteins:
- the LOC114175975 gene encoding transmembrane protein 45B-like, translated as MGSFIGHILPGTLFLLVGVWHIWGSVVRYVSNPKTFRVHVWNPVPGFNGRLKHLELYVISIGAFIDLCVELLLATHLRFFVDGSLNTTYFNNFEHSGMLLMFLIYGVVALFSEKTRYLPLPVGALCLFAATAFCAEYVLFYFHSTTHKGLEGYYHVLLAFLIGLCIIASVAGALLPNSFPVDLCNGIAITLQGIWFYQTAFVLYGPMLPSGCRLNDSHITCHAKESEVRAELLANFQLFVAVLTVLVGTVASYGFAASRYLPNVKNLQPIQVELDKE; from the exons ATGGGGTCTTTCATAGGTCATATATTGCCAGGGACCTTGTTTCTTCTAGTTGGGGTATGGCATATATGGGGATCTGTGGTGAGGTATGTATCAAATCCTAAGACATTCAGAGTCCATGTTTGGAATCCAGTACCAGGATTTAATGGGAGACTCAAGCACTTGGAGCTCTATGTCATTTCAATTGGTGCTTTCATTGACTTGTGTGTGGAGCTTTTGTTAGCAACCCACCTTAGGTTTTTTGTAGATGGATCCTTGAACACCACTTACTTCAACAACTTTGAGCACTCTGGAATGCTTCTAATGTTTCTAATCTATGGTGTTGTTGCCCTCTTCTCGGAAAAGACACG ATATCTTCCCTTGCCGGTTGGTGCTCTCTGTTTGTTTGCTGCCACAGCATTCTGTGCAGAGTATGTTCTATTCTACTTTCACTCAACAACACACAAAGGCCTTGAGGGCTATTACCATGTCCTCCTTGCTTTCCTCATTGGCCTTTGCATTATAGCTTCAGTTGCTGGGGCCCTTTTGCCAAACAGCTTCCCAGTAGATTTATGCAATGGCATTGCTATTACGCTGCAAGGAATCTGGTTCTATCAAACTGCTTTTGTTCTTTATGGTCCCATGCTACCCTCTGGTTGTAGGCTCAACGATAGTCACATCACATGTCATGCAAAAGAGAGTGAGGTTCGGGCTGAACTGCTTGCTAATTTTCAACTCTTTGTTGCAGTCCTCACTGTTCTTGTAGGAACTGTAGCATCCTATGGCTTTGCAGCTTCAAGATATTTGCCAAATGTGAAGAACTTGCAACCGATTCAAGTTGAGTTAGACAAGGAATGA
- the LOC114175878 gene encoding egg cell-secreted protein 1.1-like yields MAPTHTLFVLFSFVAVAALVSSASMVESSRSMSNPSSSLLVRLKLEGEPSNCWESLWQLQACSGEIVTFFLNGETYLGHGCCAAIRVIGHDCWPNIVASLGFTDEESDVLEGYCEEVVLHSPPPPPKSMLLP; encoded by the coding sequence ATGGCTCCCACGCACACCCTCTTTgtccttttttcttttgtggCTGTAGCTGCATTGGTCTCATCAGCATCAATGGTTGAGTCGTCGAGATCAATGTCGAACCCCTCTTCAAGCCTTTTGGTTCGGTTGAAGCTTGAGGGTGAACCTTCCAACTGCTGGGAGTCACTGTGGCAACTCCAAGCATGCAGTGGCGAAATTGTGACATTTTTTCTGAATGGTGAGACCTACCTCGGACATGGTTGCTGCGCAGCAATTAGGGTGATCGGACATGATTGCTGGCCCAACATCGTTGCCTCTCTGGGGTTCACCGACGAAGAGAGTGATGTATTGGAGGGTTACTGTGAGGAAGTTGTTCTTCAttctcctcctccaccaccaaAATCTATGCTTCTTCCATAA
- the LOC114176747 gene encoding uncharacterized protein LOC114176747, whose amino-acid sequence MAARYTILRNTARTLFQHHQSPLQHSLSAFPLIRTLHSLVAPHSSTTQFRIPYSGTFRGMVSAPNRNIHEAPSVTLDNRVPATVITGFLGSGKTTLLNHILTSQHGKRIAVIENEFGEVDIDGSLVASHSSASEEIIMVNNGCLCCTVRGDLVKMLLELVRKKRDKFDHIVIETTGLAKPAPVIETFCSDELVSQHVKLDGVVTLVDCKHAMKHLNEVKPRFVVNEAVEQVAYADRIILNKIDLVTESELNILTNKIKHINGIAQITQAKFGSVDIDFVLGVGGYDLERIESEVPGKCPSSSSHRNDHGHEHEGHHHHHHDHVHDSAVSSVSIVAEGALDLDEVDDWLERVIEEKGEDLYRMKGVLSVDGSDQRYVFQGVHSMLDGCPGKTWEPNEKRINKLVFIGRNLDETALRKGFRGCIV is encoded by the exons ATGGCGGCAAGGTACACCATTCTCAGAAACACTGCAAGAACCCTTTTCCAACACCATCAATCTCCTCTTCAACATTCTCTCTCTGCATTTCCGTTAATCAGAACCCTCCATTCCCTCGTTGCCCCACACTCTAGCACTACTCAATTTCGTATCCCTTACTCTGGAACCTTCCGAGGCATGGTCTCCGCCCCAAACCGTAATATCCACGAAGCTCCTTCGGTCACCCTCGATAATCGCGTTCCCGCTACCGTCATAACTGGTTTTCTTGGCTCTGGAAAG ACTACTCTCCTTAATCATATTCTCACATCTCAACATGGTAAACGGATCGCCGTAATTGAAAATGAG TTTGGTGAGGTTGATATTGATGGGTCACTGGTTGCTAGTCATTCTTCTGCGAGTGAAGAGATTATCATGGTTAACAATGGTTGCCTCTGCTGCACTGTACGAGGAGATCTTGTCAAAATGCTGTTGGAACTGGTTAGGAAAAAACGAGACAAGTTTGATCATATTGTTATTGAAACAACAG GTCTTGCAAAGCCTGCTCCTGTTATTGAAACATTTTGCAGTGATGAACTGGTCTCACAACATGTGAAACTGGATGGAGTTGTGACTTTGGTTGACTGCAAGCATGCCATGAAACATTTAAATGAAGTGAAACCAAGATTTGTGGTTAACGAGGCAGTAGAACAAGTTGCATATGCTGATCGTATTATTTTGAACAAG ATAGATTTGGTTACTGAATCCGAGTTAAATATATTGACTAACAAAATTAAG CACATCAATGGGATTGCACAAATTACGCAAGCTAAATTTGGATCTGTTGACATAGACTTTGTTCTTGGTGTGGGAGGATATGATCTTGAGAG AATTGAATCTGAGGTACCTGGAAAATGTCCATCTTCTTCAAGCCATCGGAATGATCATGGACATG AACACGAAGGgcatcaccatcaccatcatGACCATGTGCATGACTCTGCTGTCTCCAGTGTCAGTATAGTTGCAGAGGGAGCTCTTGATCTTGATGAG GTTGACGATTGGCTTGAGAGAGTGATTGAAGAAAAAGGAGAGGACCTCTACAGAATGAAAGGTGTCTTGTCAGTGGATGGTTCTGATCAGAGATATGTGTTTCAG GGGGTGCATTCCATGTTGGATGGCTGTCCAGGAAAAACATGGGAACCTAACGAGAAGAGGATAAACAAGCTCGTTTTCATTGGAAGGAATTTAGATGAAACCGCCCTTAGAAAAGGCTTTAGAGGTTGTATAGTATAg
- the LOC114175607 gene encoding isoflavone reductase homolog has protein sequence MGKSKVLVVGGTGYIGRRIVRACLAEGHETYVVQRPELGLQIEKLQMLLSFKKQGAHLLQASFSDHKSLVDAVKKVDVVISAISGVHFRTHCITLQLKLVDAIKEAGNVKRFLPSEFGLDPARMGDALEPGRVTFVDKMAVRKAIEEANIPFTYISANLFAGYFAGSLSQMGSFVPPRDKVHLFGDGTLKAVFLDEDDVAAYTVKAIDDPRTLNKTLYLRPPQNILSQAELIGIWEKLIGKELEKTYIPPEGFLTTLKGLDYKLQVGIGHFYHIFYEGCLTNFEIGEEGAEAFELYPEVNYTRMDEYLKVYV, from the exons ATGGGGAAAAGCAAGGTTCTTGTGGTGGGAGGAACAGGGTACATAGGGAGAAGAATAGTAAGGGCATGTTTGGCAGAAGGGCATGAAACCTATGTGGTTCAACGCCCAGAATTGGGTCTTCAAATTGAAAAGCTGCAGATGCTTCTCTCCTTCAAGAAACAGGGTGCTCATCTTCTTCAAGCCTCCTTTTCTGATCACAAAAGCCTTGTGGATGCTGTCAAGAAGGTCGATGTTGTCATCAGTGCCATCTCTGGTGTTCATTTCAGAACCCACTGCATCACCTTGCAGCTCAAACTCGTCGATGCCATCAAAGAAGCTGGGAATGTTAAG CGTTTCTTGCCTTCAGAATTTGGACTAGACCCAGCAAGAATGGGAGATGCATTAGAACCAGGAAGAGTAACATTTGTAGATAAAATGGCTGTGAGGAAAGCAATAGAAGAAGCCAACATCCCTTTCACTTACATCTCTGCAAACCTTTTTGCTGGATACTTTGCTGGCAGCCTCTCTCAGATGGGGTCTTTTGTCCCTCCAAGGGACAAGGTGCATCTCTTTGGGGATGGTACTCTCAAAG CTGTTTTTCTGGATGAAGATGATGTTGCAGCATACACAGTCAAGGCAATAGATGATCCAAGAACCCTTAACAAAACATTGTACCTAAGGCCACCACAAAATATTCTCTCCCAGGCAGAGCTTATTGGAATTTGGGAGAAACTCATTGGAAAAGAATTGGAGAAGACATACATACCTCCAGAAGGCTTTCTTACAACACTGAAAG GGTTGGATTATAAACTTCAAGTAGGGATTGGACACTTTTATCATATATTCTATGAGGGgtgtttaacaaattttgaaattggaGAAGAGGGTGCAGAAGCTTTCGAACTTTACCCTGAAGTGAACTACACACGCATGGATGAGTACCTAAAAGTTTATGTGTAA